A genomic segment from Castor canadensis chromosome 1, mCasCan1.hap1v2, whole genome shotgun sequence encodes:
- the Hmgn3 gene encoding high mobility group nucleosome-binding domain-containing protein 3 — translation MGPRIQLAGLLIGGQGGERVEGPGREPARCGSEAGLRGALRVSSCSGRGRLQRWCLQSSPLLYFFSCNTIVIMPKRKSPENTEGKDGSKVTKQEPTRRSARLSAKPAPPKPEPKPRKTSAKKEPGTKISRGAKGKKEEKQEAGKEGTAPSENGETKAEEAQKTESVDNKGE, via the exons ATGGGGCCTCGCATCCAGCTGGCGGGGCTCCTCATTGGGGGACAGGGAGGCGAGCGAGTGGAGGGCCCCGGGAGGGAGCCGGCGAGGTGCGGGTCGGAGGCCGGGCTACGCGGTGCCCTGCGCGTGAGCAGCTGCAGCGGCAGAGGGAGACTCCAGCGGTGGTGCCTGCAGTCCAGCCCgttgctttactttttttcctgCAACACCATAGTCATTATGCCGAAGAGAAAG TCTCCAGAGAATACAGAGGGCAAAGATGGATCCAAAGTAACTAAACAGGAG CCCACAAGACGGTCTGCCAGATTGTCTGCA AAACCTGCTCCACCGAAACCTGAGCCTAAACCAAGAAAAACATCTGCTAAG AAAGAACCTGGGACAAAGATTAGCAGAGGTGctaaagggaagaaggaggaaaagcaggAAGCTGGAAAGGAAGGTACTGCACCATCTGAAAATGGTGAAACTAAAGCTGAAGAG gCACAGAAAACTGAATCTGTAGATAACAAGGGAGAATGA